The sequence below is a genomic window from Bradyrhizobium septentrionale.
GCGAACGACAGGAGATTTCGATGAATATTCAGCAGTCGATCACGGTGCGTGGCAAAGATCGCTACAAGTCCGGCGTGATGGAATACAAGCGGATGGGCTATTGGGAGCCGAATTACGAGCCCAAGGACACAGACGTCATCGCCTTGTTCCGCGTCACGCCGCAGGACGGCGTCGATCCGACCGAAGCCTGCGCGGCGGTGGCGGGCGAATCCTCGACCGCGACCTGGACCGTGGTGTGGACCGACCGGCTGACGGCCGCGGAAAAATACCGGGCGAAGTGCTATCGCGTCGATCCGGTGCCGAATTCGCCGGGCAGCTACTTCGCGTATATCGCCTACGATCTCGATTTGTTCGAGCCTGGCTCGATCTCGAACCTGACGGCGTCGATCATCGGCAACGTGTTCGGCTTCAAGCCGCTGAAGGCGCTGCGGCTGGAGGACATGCGGCTGCCGACCGCCTATGTGAAGACATTCCAGGGCCCGGCAACCGGCATCGTGGTGGAGCGCGAGCGGCTCGATAAGTTCGGCCGTCCGCTGCTCGGCGCCACCGTGAAGCCGAAGCTCGGCCTGTCCGGCCGCAACTACGGCCGTGTTGTCTATGAAGCCTTGAAAGGCGGGCTCGACTTCACCAAGGACGACGAGAACATCAACTCGCAGCCCTTCATGCACTGGCGCGAGCGCTTCCTGTACTGCATGGAGGCGGTCAACCGCGCGCAGGCCGCGACCGGCGAGATCAAGGGCACTTATCTCAACGTCACCGCGGCGACCATGGAGGATATGTACGAGCGCGCCGAATATGCCCATGAGCTCGGCTCCAACATCGTCATGATCGATCTGGTGATCGGTTACACCGCGATCCAGTCGATGGCGAAGTGGGCGCGCAGGAACAACATGATCCTGCATCTGCATCGCGCCGGCCATTCCACCTATACCAGGCAGCGCAGCCACGGCGTCTCGTTCCGGGTGATCGCGAAATGGATGCGGCTGGCCGGCGTCGACCACATCCATGCTGGCACGGTGGTCGGCAAGCTCGAGGGCGATCCGAACACAACGCGCGGCTACTACGATATCTGCCGCGAAGACTTCAACCCGATGCAGCTCGAGCACGGTGTGTTCTTCGACCAGAACTGGGCTAGCCTCAACAAGCTGATGCCGGTGGCCTCCGGCGGCATTCATGCCGGCCAGATGCACCAGCTGCTCGATCTGCTCGGCGAGGACGTCGTGCTGCAGTTCGGCGGCGGCACCATCGGGCATCCCCGCGGCATCCAGGCCGGCGCCATAGCCAACCGCGTCGCGCTGGAAGCGATGGTCCTCGCCCGCAACGAGGGGCGCGACTACGTCCATGAAGGACCGGAGATCCTGGCCAAGGCGGCGCAGACCTGCACGCCGCTGCGCGAGGCGCTCGACGTCTGGAAGGACGTCACCTTCAATTACGAGTCGACGGATGCCCCCGATTTCGTTCCCACGCCGAGCTTGGCGGTTTGACAGGAGATTCTGATGCGCGTTACCCAAGGCTGCTTTTCCTTCCTGCCCGATCTGACCGACGAGCAGATCGCCGCACAGGTGCAATACTGCCTCGACAAGGGCTGGGCGGTGAACATCGAGTTCACCGA
It includes:
- a CDS encoding form I ribulose bisphosphate carboxylase large subunit encodes the protein MNIQQSITVRGKDRYKSGVMEYKRMGYWEPNYEPKDTDVIALFRVTPQDGVDPTEACAAVAGESSTATWTVVWTDRLTAAEKYRAKCYRVDPVPNSPGSYFAYIAYDLDLFEPGSISNLTASIIGNVFGFKPLKALRLEDMRLPTAYVKTFQGPATGIVVERERLDKFGRPLLGATVKPKLGLSGRNYGRVVYEALKGGLDFTKDDENINSQPFMHWRERFLYCMEAVNRAQAATGEIKGTYLNVTAATMEDMYERAEYAHELGSNIVMIDLVIGYTAIQSMAKWARRNNMILHLHRAGHSTYTRQRSHGVSFRVIAKWMRLAGVDHIHAGTVVGKLEGDPNTTRGYYDICREDFNPMQLEHGVFFDQNWASLNKLMPVASGGIHAGQMHQLLDLLGEDVVLQFGGGTIGHPRGIQAGAIANRVALEAMVLARNEGRDYVHEGPEILAKAAQTCTPLREALDVWKDVTFNYESTDAPDFVPTPSLAV